Below is a genomic region from Nocardioides panacis.
TCGTCGCTCCGCACCGTCCGTAGTGGCCATTGACGTGCGGCGAGCGCCGGTGGTGGTTTGGACGTCACCGGGAACGCGCTGCACCGCTGCCACCGTCGAGGGACGGTGCCACGCCGCTCCACGACCCGCAGCGAGGAACCATGAGCGCCACACCGATCGCCGACCACGCCCTGCTCTCGGACTGCCACTCCAGCGCCCTGGTCGACACCTCCGGGTCCGTCGAGTGGCTGACCTTCCCGCGCTTCGACAGCCCGTCGGTGATGGCGCGGCTGCTCGACGACCACGCCGGCCACTGGTCGATCCGGCCGGCAGGCGACTTCAGCAGCACCCGGCGCTACCTCGACGGGACGCTGGTGCTCGAGACCACCTTCCACACCCCGTCGGCCACCGTGGTGCTCACCGACGCCCTCGCGATGGGCCCCGACAACGAGGGCCACCGGCTGGGCCGGGACGTCCCGCACCTGCTGCTCCGCACGGTCACCTGCGTGTCCGGAGCCGACGAGCTGGAGGTCTCCTACGCGCCGCGGCCGGAGTACGGGCTGGTCGTGTCGCTGCTGTCCGAGACACCGGGCGGGGTCACCGCGCGCGGCGGCGCGGAGTGGCTGGTGCTCACGACGCCGGTCCCGCTGTCGCTGACCCGCGGCACCGGAGTCGGGAGGACCCGCATCTCCGCCGGCCAGACCCTGTACTTCGCGCTCCACCGGTCCACCCTCGAGGAGACCCCGGCCCACGTCTGGGCGGAGGACGAGATCGCCGCCGTGCTGGACCGCACCGTCGACGCGTGGCGGTCCTGGTCGACCCTGCACCAGTCCTACGAGGGCCCGTGGCAGGACCTGGTGCACGCCAGCGGACGGGTGCTCAAGGCGCTGACCTTCCAGCCCAGCGGGGCCGTGGTCGCGGCGGCCACCACGTCGCTGCCCGAGGGCGTCGGCGGGGAGCGCAACTGGGACTACCGCTACTCCTGGGTGCGCGACGCCAGCCTCACCATGGAGGCGCTCTGGGTCGCGGCCTGCCCGGACGAGGCCGACGACTTCTTCGCGTTCATGGCGACCGCCGCCGCCTCCGGGGTGGGGCCGGACCGGGCGCTGCAGATCATGTTCGGCGTCGGCGGGGAGCACGACCTCAGCGAGCGCAGCCTGCCGCACCTGTCCGGGTGGCGCGACAGCGCGCCGGTCCGGGTCGGCAACGGCGCCTGGGGCCAGCAGCAGCTCGACGTGTACGGCGAGCTGCTGGGTGCCGCGAGCCGGCTGACCGACCAGCTGCACGACCTCGACGCGGACACCCGCCGCTTCCTGTCCGCGCTCGCCGACGCGGCCGCCGTACGGTGGCGGGAACCGGACCAGGGCATCTGGGAGGTGCGCGGCGCCCCCCGGCACTTCCTCCACTCCCGGGTGATGTGCTGGGTCGCGCTGGACCGGGCCGTCGCCCTGGCCGACGTCATCGGCGACCGGTCCCGCGTCGGGGAGTGGCAGCGGGTCCGCGACCAGATCGCCGAGACCGTCGTCCGCGAGGGCTGGAGCGACACCGCCGGAGCCTTCACCCAGTACGTCGGGACCGACGCCCTCGACGCCTCCACGCTGATGCTCCCGATCGTCGGCTTCCTCCCCGCCACGGACCCCCGGGTGCTCGCCACCCTCGACGCGATCGAGGAACGGCTCACCGACGAGCGTGGTCTCGTCTACCGCTACCGGACCGAGGACGGCGTGGACGGTCTCGCCGGCGAGGAGGGCACCTTCCTGCTCTGCACCTTCTGGCTCGCCCAGGCGCTGGCGATGGCCGGCCGGGCCGAGCGGGCCCGTGAGGTGTTCGAGCGGGCCGCCCGCTACGTCAACGACGTCGGGCTGCTCGGCGAGGAGGTGGATCCCGCGACCGGGGAGCTGCTCGGCAACTTCCCGCAGGCCTTCAGCCACATCGGCCTGGTCAACGCGGCCTGGGCGATCGCCGAGGCCGAGCAACGCGTGCCCACCGGGTGAGCGCCGGGTGAGCGCCGGGCGATGAGTCCCGCGGACCCGACCGGTCTGCCCTCGTGAGGGTCACCGGAGGAGGAACCATGGGAAAGATCATCGCGTCCATCACCACGTCGGTCGACGGCTACGTCACCGGCCCGGACGACGGCCCGGAGCTCGGCCTCGGCCGCGGGGGCGAGCGCCTCCACTACTGGGTCATGGGCGGTCCGTGGACCTACGAGGGTGACCACGACTTCGCGATGCACGGCCCGGACAAGGAGTTCTACGACGAGCTCGTCTCGACGCTCGCCTCCGGGGTCGTCGGCCGCGGGATGTACGACGCGGCCCGGGCGTGGGGAGGGACCAACCCGTTCCCCGGGACGCTGTTCGTGCTGACCCACCGCACCGAGGACCAGCCGGCGCCGGAAGCCGGCTTCCGGTTCGTCGACGGCCTCGACACGGCACTCGCCCGGGCGAGCGAGGCGGCCGGGGACGGGGACGTCGCCCTCGGTGGCGGCGCCGACGTCATCCGGCAGGCGCTGGCGGCGGGGAAGGTCGACGAGCTGGTCATCTCGACCGCCCCGGTGATCCTGGGTGCGGGCAAGCGGCTGTTCGACGGGTTCGACCGGGACGTGGACCTCGAGGTGGCCCAGGTCCGCAGCTCGCCGTACGCCACGCACGTGCGCTACACCGTCGCCAAGTAGCCCCGGTGTCGGACGGCACGGAGCGTGCCACCCGCGTAGCCTGCGGCAGGTGGACGCCGCAGCAGTCGTCACCCGGCCGGTCGCCCGACCCGCCGCACGGCGCTCGACCATGCGTCTCGAGCTGGGCTGAGGTCGCACGACCGCCCCGAAGGGGGATGCCCCATATTGGGGTCCATGACCTCCCCAGGCAACCACGCCCCCCGCGTCCACCCGGTGACGGCGGCGATGCTGGCGCAGCGCGCCGAGAGCGTCCAGCTGAAGATCGCTGACGGGATCACCACGTTCGCCGGGTCGATGACGTTCGTCTACATCCACGCGGCCGCCTTCGCCGTCTGGATGCTGGTGTTCGAGCGCAGCCCGTGGCCGACGCTCACCCTGATCGTCTCGCTCGAGGCGATCTTCCTGTCGACGTTCGTGCTGATCGGCCAGAACCGCCAGGCCGCCTTCCAGCAGGCCAAGGCGGACCACGACTTCGTCGAGTCCGAGCTCGAGCTGAAGACGAACACCGAGATCACCCGGCAGATCCACACGCTCACCACCGAGCTGCACCGGCGGGTGGTGACGGAGGGGGCGGGCTGAGCCGGGTTACGCCCGCAGGACCTTGTCCATCGACTTGCCCTTGGCGAGCTCGTCGACCAGCTTGTCCAGGTAGCGGATCTTCTGCATCAGCGGGTCCTCCACGTCCTCGACGCGCACCCCGCACACCACGCCGGTGATCGACGACGCCTGCGGAGGGAGCTGGGCAGCGGCGAAGAAGTCCTCGAAGGTCGTGCCCGTGGCCAGGTGAGCGCCGAGCGCCGGCTGGTCGAAGCCGGTCAGCCACTCGATCACCTGGTCCAGCTCGGCCTGCGTGCGCCCCTTCCGCTCCACCTTCGTCACGTAGTGGGGGTAGACGGACGCGAAGCTGGTGGTGAAGATCCGGCTCATCCTGCTGAGGATAGTGCGTCGGGGAACGCGGACCGATGAGTCTGCTGCCGCGGTCCGGTCCTTCCTTGCACGGGCGTGCCGCCACCGGGGGTGGGCGGTACGCCGCCGACCAGATCGACGCACGAGGAGGACGCGATGGCCAGGGTGTTTCCGTGCCTGTGGTTCGACGGCAACGCGGAGGAGGCGGCCGAGTTCTACGTGACGCTGCTGCCGGACAGCCACGTCGACAAGGTCTGGCGCTCGCCGGCCGAGACGCCGTCCGGGCCGCCGGGGATGGTGCTGACGGTCGACTTCACGGTCGCCGGCGAGCGGTTCCAGGGGCTCAACGGCGGCCCGGACTTCAGGTTCACCGAGGCGGTGTCGTTCGCCATCGAGTGCGACGACCAGGCCGAGGTGGACCGGCTGTGGGCCGCGCTCACCGCGAGCGGCGGCGAGCCGGGACCGTGCGGCTGGCTCAAGGACCGGTTCGGGCTGTCCTGGCAGATCGTCCCCCGCCGGCTGAACGAGCTGCTCGACGACCCCGACCCCCAGCGTGCTCGCCGGGCGATGGAGGCGATGCTGAAGATGGGCAAGATCGACGTCGCCGAGCTGGAGAACGCCGCCGCCGCGGCCTGACCCGGACTCCTCGACGGCCTCCTCCACGGCGCCCGGAGCCAAGTCGGCGCGACCATCCACTAGCGTTCGACCTGCGACCGGACGGTCGAGCCCGGCCGGGCGCGAGGAGGAGGGCCCATGGTGGACGCGGACACCTCGAGCGCAGCTGTGCCGGTGTTCTTCCTCTCCGACAGCACCGGCATCAGCGCGGA
It encodes:
- a CDS encoding glycoside hydrolase family 15 protein encodes the protein MSATPIADHALLSDCHSSALVDTSGSVEWLTFPRFDSPSVMARLLDDHAGHWSIRPAGDFSSTRRYLDGTLVLETTFHTPSATVVLTDALAMGPDNEGHRLGRDVPHLLLRTVTCVSGADELEVSYAPRPEYGLVVSLLSETPGGVTARGGAEWLVLTTPVPLSLTRGTGVGRTRISAGQTLYFALHRSTLEETPAHVWAEDEIAAVLDRTVDAWRSWSTLHQSYEGPWQDLVHASGRVLKALTFQPSGAVVAAATTSLPEGVGGERNWDYRYSWVRDASLTMEALWVAACPDEADDFFAFMATAAASGVGPDRALQIMFGVGGEHDLSERSLPHLSGWRDSAPVRVGNGAWGQQQLDVYGELLGAASRLTDQLHDLDADTRRFLSALADAAAVRWREPDQGIWEVRGAPRHFLHSRVMCWVALDRAVALADVIGDRSRVGEWQRVRDQIAETVVREGWSDTAGAFTQYVGTDALDASTLMLPIVGFLPATDPRVLATLDAIEERLTDERGLVYRYRTEDGVDGLAGEEGTFLLCTFWLAQALAMAGRAERAREVFERAARYVNDVGLLGEEVDPATGELLGNFPQAFSHIGLVNAAWAIAEAEQRVPTG
- a CDS encoding dihydrofolate reductase family protein; protein product: MGKIIASITTSVDGYVTGPDDGPELGLGRGGERLHYWVMGGPWTYEGDHDFAMHGPDKEFYDELVSTLASGVVGRGMYDAARAWGGTNPFPGTLFVLTHRTEDQPAPEAGFRFVDGLDTALARASEAAGDGDVALGGGADVIRQALAAGKVDELVISTAPVILGAGKRLFDGFDRDVDLEVAQVRSSPYATHVRYTVAK
- a CDS encoding DUF1003 domain-containing protein, which codes for MTSPGNHAPRVHPVTAAMLAQRAESVQLKIADGITTFAGSMTFVYIHAAAFAVWMLVFERSPWPTLTLIVSLEAIFLSTFVLIGQNRQAAFQQAKADHDFVESELELKTNTEITRQIHTLTTELHRRVVTEGAG
- a CDS encoding DUF2200 domain-containing protein — its product is MSRIFTTSFASVYPHYVTKVERKGRTQAELDQVIEWLTGFDQPALGAHLATGTTFEDFFAAAQLPPQASSITGVVCGVRVEDVEDPLMQKIRYLDKLVDELAKGKSMDKVLRA
- a CDS encoding VOC family protein, translating into MARVFPCLWFDGNAEEAAEFYVTLLPDSHVDKVWRSPAETPSGPPGMVLTVDFTVAGERFQGLNGGPDFRFTEAVSFAIECDDQAEVDRLWAALTASGGEPGPCGWLKDRFGLSWQIVPRRLNELLDDPDPQRARRAMEAMLKMGKIDVAELENAAAAA